Proteins encoded together in one Desulfosporosinus meridiei DSM 13257 window:
- a CDS encoding TIGR03936 family radical SAM-associated protein yields MSAMRLRIAYTKIEDARYIAHLDLTRVFERAIRRSGIHMSYSEGFNPRPKISFGFALAVGTEGEREYVDVELREDMDLGEVLARVQEQLPPGIRLLQGRAMDQGAKSLMAVLNAASYRIRVPMALPIQAERLQEAVSAWLGREHVTFSRYSKKGPTDKDIRPWVKHLAGKIQGDEVLFDLEVEMGNSGSVRPEEVLASLRELENLPIELDELQVIRTGVHVSYEGGKSSPFETA; encoded by the coding sequence GTGAGTGCCATGCGGCTAAGAATCGCCTATACGAAAATTGAGGATGCCAGATATATTGCCCACTTGGATTTGACAAGAGTCTTTGAGCGGGCCATCCGAAGGTCTGGAATCCATATGAGTTATTCCGAAGGTTTTAATCCTCGTCCCAAGATCTCCTTTGGTTTTGCCTTAGCGGTAGGAACCGAGGGGGAGCGGGAGTATGTGGATGTGGAGCTCCGGGAAGACATGGATTTAGGGGAAGTGTTAGCTCGGGTTCAGGAACAGCTGCCTCCCGGGATACGGTTGCTCCAAGGGCGGGCCATGGACCAGGGAGCTAAGTCCTTAATGGCGGTGCTCAATGCTGCCAGTTATCGCATCCGAGTCCCTATGGCTTTGCCTATTCAAGCAGAGCGGTTGCAGGAAGCGGTGAGCGCTTGGCTGGGACGGGAGCATGTGACTTTTTCTCGTTACTCGAAAAAAGGGCCGACGGATAAGGATATCCGGCCCTGGGTCAAACATTTGGCAGGAAAGATTCAAGGGGATGAGGTTCTCTTTGATCTGGAGGTCGAGATGGGGAACTCGGGAAGTGTGCGTCCGGAGGAAGTGCTGGCCAGTCTGAGGGAACTTGAGAATCTGCCCATTGAGTTGGATGAGCTGCAGGTGATTCGGACAGGGGTGCATGTGAGTTATGAGGGCGGGAAGAGCTCGCCGTTTGAGACGGCTTAG